A genomic stretch from Rhinatrema bivittatum unplaced genomic scaffold, aRhiBiv1.1, whole genome shotgun sequence includes:
- the LOC115081505 gene encoding olfactory receptor 5V1-like produces MGNHSHVRGFLILGFSELTELQLPLFLFPYLLAVLGNLLVICIVCADPHLHTPMYFFLANLSILDISSLTVTVPKLLAILLTESNTISFSECILQVFSFQACVAIEFLLLTAMAYDRYVAICNPLRYTIIMNRWFCALLAALSWVTGLIESLPHTIVTSQLSFCDSNVINHFFCDLTALLEISCTDTSVILTMTYIESVFVLFTPFLLTLTSYIFIISTILKIHSAEGKSKAFSTCSSHLTVVLLLYGAIIGVYMQPRSGDAVKSNKLVTALYIITLPLLNPLIYSLRSKELNVALRKALKKKPTLFASKCF; encoded by the coding sequence ATGGGAAATCACAGCCATGTGAGAGGATTCTTGATTCTGGGGTTCTCAGAGCTcacagagctgcagctccctctcttcttATTCCCCTACCTGTTGGCTGTGCTGGGGAACCTCCTTGTTATCTGCATAGTATGTGCTGATCcacacctgcacacccccatgtatttcttcttggcCAACTTGTCAATACTTGACATCTCTTCGCTGACAGTCACTGTGCCAAAACTACTGGCAATTCTCCTAACAGAGAGTAATACCATTTCTTTCAGTGAATGTATTCTACAGGTATTTTCTTTTCAGGCTTGTGTTGCGATAGAATTTCTGCTTCTCACTGCCATGGCCTATGACCGCTATGTTGCAATATGCAATCCCCTGCGTTACACCATTATCATGAATAGATGGTTCTGTGCTCTTCTGGCAGCTTTATCATGGGTAACAGGTTTAATAGAGTCATTGCCTCACACTATTGTTACATCCCAGCTTTCTTTCTGTGACTCCAATGTAATCAATCACTTCTTCTGTGACCTCACAGCACTGCTGGAAATTTCCTGCACAGACACCTCAGTCATTTTAACTATGACTTATATAGAATCAGTATTTGTGCTCTTCACCCCATTTCTCCTGACCCTAACATCCTACATTTTtatcatctccaccatcctgaaAATCCATTCTGCAGAAGGTAAAAGCAAAGCCTTTTCTACCTGTTCCTCCCACTTGACAGTCGTCCTTCTGTTATATGGGGCTATAATAGGAGTTTATATGCAGCCCAGGTCAGGGGATGCTGTGAAATCAAACAAGCTGGTTACTGCATTATATATAATCACTCTCCCACTGTTAAATCCCCTGATTTATAGTTTGAGAAGCAAAGAGTTAAATGTGGCCCTGAGAAAAGCTTTAAAGAAGAAGCCAACATTGTTTGCCAGTAAATGCTTTTAG
- the LOC115081504 gene encoding olfactory receptor 1S1-like, whose product MAVLGNLLIICIVCADRHLHTPMYFFLVNLSVLDISSLTVTVPKLLAILLTQSNTISFNACIIQMFCFAVSVEVEFLILTAMAYDRYVAICNPLRYTIVMNKRVCVLLAAVSWVNGLLEAMPHNILTAQFLFCDSNVINHFFCEIKEVLKLSCTDTSVIEPLTYGEWVLAVFIPFLLTLASYVFIISTILKIRSTEGKFKAFSTCSSHLTVLILLYGTMIGVYVLPTSGDSMKSNKLVTTLYIVILPLLNPLIYSLRSKELNVALKKVIGRK is encoded by the coding sequence atggccgtgctggggaacctcctcattATCTGCATAGTATGTGCCGATCGACACCTGCACACgcccatgtatttcttccttgTCAACTTGTCTGTCCTTGACATCTCTTCTCTGACGGTCACTGTGCCAAAATTACTGGCAATCCTCCTGACACAGAGTAATACCATCTCTTTCAATGCATGCATTATACAGATGTTTTGTTTTGCAGTCTCTGTTGAGGTAGAATTTCTGATTCTAACAGCCATGGCATATGATCGTTATGTTGCAATATGCAATCCTCTGCGTTATACCATTGTGATGAATAAGAGGGTCTGTGTTCTTCTGGCAGCTGTCTCATGGGTAAATGGTTTATTGGAGGCAATGCCACACAATATCCTTACAGCTCAGTTTTTGTTCTGTGACTCTAATGTAATCAATCACTTCTTCTGTGAAATCAAAGAAGTGCTAAAACTTTCCTGCACAGACACCTCTGTCATTGAACCTTTGACTTATGGAGAATGGGTGCTTGCAGTCTTCATTCCATTTCTCCTAACCCTTGCATCCTACGTGTTTATCATCTCTACCATCCTGAAAATCCGTTCAACAGAGGGGAAATTTAAGGCCTTTTCCACCTGCTCCTCGCACCTCACAGTACTCATTCTTTTATATGGGACTATGATAGGAGTGTATGTACTGCCCACATCAGGGGACTCTATGAAATCAAACAAGCTGGTTACCACATTGTACATAGTAATTCTTCCATTATTAAATCCTCTTATTTATAGCCTGAGAAGCAAGGAGTTAAATGTGGCTCTGAAAAAAGTAATTGGAAGAAAATGA